A single Populus alba chromosome 7, ASM523922v2, whole genome shotgun sequence DNA region contains:
- the LOC118043583 gene encoding uncharacterized protein yields the protein MGRSPCCDESGLKKGPWTPEEDQKLVKYIQKHGHGSWRALPKLSGLNRCGKSCRLRWTNYLRPDIKRGKFSQEEEQTILNLHSVLGNKWSAIASHLPGRTDNEIKNFWNTHLKKKLIQMGFDPMTHRPRTDIFSSLPHLIALANLKELIDHHSLEEHALRLQTEAAQMAKLQYLQYLLQPQPPAASNTATSSNNLNNIGTLSDIEAFNLLNSLASLKDSPVSSLSQLDLPASSLQGINDSIPFSHLPDLQIPCNYQTPPTKGMAQAPELTVFSQGENSPISPFHFPSSSTPFPPSAVPPVTQISSMVNNLGDASSTSSYGEEVPSVWHDLLEDPMFHDIA from the exons ATGGGCAGGTCTCCTTGCTGTGACGAGAGCGGTCTCAAGAAAGGTCCCTGGACCCCTGAAGAAGATCAAAAACTTGTCAAATATATCCAAAAACATGGCCATGGAAGCTGGAGAGCCCTCCCTAAACTTTCTG GTCTTAACAGATGTGGGAAGAGTTGCAGGTTAAGGTGGACAAACTATTTAAGGCCAGATATCAAAAGAGGGAAATTTTctcaagaagaagaacaaacaaTTCTAAATCTCCATTCCGTCCTTGGCAACAA ATGGTCTGCAATTGCTAGCCACCTACCGGGTCGGACCgataatgaaatcaagaatttCTGGAACACCCACCTGAAGAAAAAGCTCATTCAAATGGGTTTTGATCCCATGACTCACAGGCCTCGCACCGATATCTTCTCAAGCTTACCTCATCTTATAGCCCTAGCTAACCTGAAGGAGCTCATAGATCACCATTCATTGGAAGAACATGCTCTGAGACTACAAACAGAAGCTGCACAAATGGCAAAACTTCAATATTTGCAGTATCTCCTTCAACCTCAACCTCCTGCAGCTTCTAATACTGCAACAAGCTCAAACAACCTAAACAACATCGGTACTCTTAGTGACATCGAAGCCTTTAATCTCTTGAATTCACTTGCTTCACTCAAGGATAGCCCAGTGTCAAGTTTATCCCAGTTGGATTTACCGGCTTCCTCTCTTCAAGGGATCAATGATTCAATCCCCTTCTCCCATTTGCCTGACTTACAAATCCCTTGCAACTATCAAACACCACCAACCAAGGGCATGGCCCAAGCTCCTGAGTTAACAGTGTTTAGTCAAGGAGAGAACTCGCCCATTTCTCCATTTCATTTCCCTTCATCTTCAACTCCATTTCCTCCTTCTGCAGTTCCACCTGTAACACAGATATCTAGCATGGTCAACAACTTGGGAGATGCCTCTAGTACTtcaagctatggagaagaagTTCCTTCAGTTTGGCATGACCTCCTTGAAGACCCTATGTTTCATGATATTGCTTAG